CCGCGGCACGGTCGTACTCGGCCACGTCGAGTTCCCGCTTGTTGGAAACCCCGAGATACCGCTGACGCTCGTCGGCATCGGGCGGGCGTTGCAGCAGTGGCTCCGGCCAGTAGCCAAAGCCCCGTTCCCGAACCGGGCCGGTTCGTGAGAACGCCTGTTCCCGTGGCTCGTCTGTCCTTGAGTGGCTGAGTGACTGCGGCCGCAGTTTGATCGCTGGTACCTGGGTCCGGTTCGTAGGGGATTTTTCATGCACGGAATGTGCATGGAATAGTATGCAAAGTGTAATTTTTTGTGGGTTTTGTGCGATCGGTGCGAAGTCGCAAATTGTTCATCACAAGCAATTTACGTTATCACTCGCCTCTTGGTCTGGACCCCCGCGTTAAATTGAGAGCCGGTACGGGCGCGGGGTTCACGTGAACCGCCCGCTCGCACGGCGTGGACATGATACGAATTGCGGGAACCGGCAGGGTAAGTGCCGTGCGACAAAGGTGATCGGGTTCGTAGGAGTCGCGCCGGACGTGTTGGCACACGACGCGGTTCCCTGCTGTGCCGTTGGGCTACGACTTGCCGAGCACCAGATCCAGCGCCCAGCAGCCCCGAACGTGCCGCCCGTTGCTGCGCAGGTGATTCAGCAGGTCGTCGGAGTTGCAACCGGCGTCTTGGAGTGCATCGGCGAGGACGGGAAGTCGGTCAAAGGCTTTCTCGGCGTAGATGCCGGTGGCGAGGGCGAGGACATCAGAGGTGAGCCATTCGGGGGCAACGGCGACGGGGCGGAAGGGGTTACCGAACAGGTCACAGAGAACGGTCTGGGCTATCGGAAACGGCACCGGTGATATTGCTCCAGAGCGTTGTGCTTGAGAACTGTAGAGTTCGGCGTAGTGGACGGCACTGCGGGCCGCATGAAAGCCGTCGTAACGTGCCGCGGTACGGGGCGGCTTCTTGGTCCGCTGCCACGCTCGGAGCAAGTCTTCACGGGTACTCGAACCGTCCGCGTACATTTCTGCAATCTCGACGGCCTCCCGGCACCAGCGGCCGAAGAATGGCAGCACCACTCGCCAACAGGCACAGGCCAGCAACCGCAATTGCCGGTCGCTTGCTCTAGCCCGCAGAAACTCCAGCATCGGCATCGGATCAGTCGCCGTCAGCCACTCCGATTCCGTCATTTCGCCGCCCTCGGAACCGTGTGACAGCAATGGTACCCGGTTCACCGAAAGCCCGAAACGGCTTTGAAACCACAGGGAACACAAAGAGCTGTTCCCGCGCTTCTGTGGTCTGGTGACGGTGACGCCGGTGTTCTCGGACAAGAACTGTCTCGTCACAACCGTTGGCGAGCGCCAACACCGGGTATCATGGGGCGAAAGGCGGTTCCGAGGGGTTGCGATGTTCGGGTGGCTTTTCCGCAGGACACTTACCGAAGCCGAGGCCGTGGCGAGCGCTTCCCGATTTCTGGTTGGGAACGAATACCGGGTTGTGAGAACCGAGAGCGATGAGAGCGGGGATGCTATTCCGGTTCTCTTTGAACGTGCTTCGCTCTCTGGTGAACGGTGGTGTGTCAGTTTCCGTCGGGTTTTCCCGCCGGGGGTGCTTTCGAGCCGTTCAAATGTCGAGATTTGGGTTCACGCCGAAACCGGTAAAGCCGAGTTCCCCCACTACGACAGGTACGTCAAGCCGAGGGAACTCCCGAGGAGTGAGATCGAGTGGCAGGCGTGTACCGATCCAGCCACGCTGCTGGAGGTTTTCGAGGAAAAGGCGAGTGACAGGAAGTTCCGACTGTTTGCGTGCGGTGCTTGCCGACATCACCCCGCAATTCGACATGATCTACCGTTGCAAGGCGCTATCCAATCAATGGAGCATTTGGCCGACGGGGTGATCCAAGAAGCCGAGCGGCCGTGGTACAACGATTTCCAGCACCACAGCCTGATCTGCCGTCTGGGGGGACCAAGTGGTGTGTCGGCAGCCTTTGAAACAATTGGCTACCTTTCTGGTTGTCCGCTCAGCGATTTATGTCGGTGCGTCTTTGGTAACCCCTTCCGCCCTGTGACCGGCGATCCCTCTTGGCTGACGTCCACTGTCCTTTCGCTCGCCAGCCAGATGTACGCGAGCCGGGACTTCTCCCCGATGCCGATCCTTGCGGACGCCCTTCAGGATGCGGGATGCGGCTCCGACGACATCCTGACGCACTGCCGGGGCGCCGGGCCGCACGTCCGGGGCTGCTGGGTCGTTGACTTGATCTTGGGGAAGAGTTGAGCCGCGCTCACTCCGGTTGCTTCTTCCGCTCGTGGATGCGCTCGAGCAGGTTGTCCCAGGTGACCGCGGAGCGCGGGGCCGGGGTGCGGGTGCTCGCGGAGAGCGGGTTCGGCTTGGCGTGCGGGGTGAAGATGCGCTCCTCGCCCATGCGGTCCCACATCATGCGCGCGAAGGGGGTCGGTTCGATCGGCTCGTCCAAGTGCCAGCGCCCGGTTTTGCTAGGTCGGACGAACTTTCCTGCTCTAAGCCGGCGCAGGGTGCGGTGCGATTCGCCCTCACGCGAAAACTGCGGGAACACCGCCCGCACCGTGAGCGCCACGCCCGTGTGGTTCATGATGACGCGCAGCACGTCCCGCTCTTCCTTCCGGAGCTGCTTCGCGAGGGCGCGCATCTCGGACAGGAGCCACCCGAAATTCGCTTTGAGATCCCGGGCCGTGCAGCGGATCATCACCGCATCGACGTCAATGTCTACTTGCGACGCTTTCATCCGGTTCTCCGTGCCGGTGCCTGCTCGCGCGAACGCGCCGAGCGGGGCGAGTACGAATTCGTGTGATGGGCGTGGTGGCGATGGGCGTTGAGTGTGCCACACACCTTAGTTGAGGATTTGACGTGAAGCAAATACGTGCGCGGTGTGAACGTGCGGATTGAGAGTGCAAGTGCGGTCGCGCATGAATTCGACACCGACTTCGTGTCGGAGTAGAGGCGGGTGTTTGTCCGCTAAATACGCGCGTTTTTTACTCGTGGCACGGCCCTCCGGCCTGTGGAAGTTTTCTCACGGGCCGGAGGGCCGTGCCACGAAATCAAGGGCTGCCCGTAACCGCGGCGAACTCACCCCTTGGTGTCTTCGTCGTTCAAGAAGTCCAGCACGTCGCCCTCGTCCCACTGTGCGCCCGCGCGCTTGCCCTTCCGGGCGGGCGCCGGTTCCGGCTCGGACTCTTCGACCGGGTCGTCCGCACCGGGGAGCGCGAGGTCGACGTCGTCCTCGTCCAGCGCGGGCGGGTCGCCGAACACGCCCGCTTCGCCGAGCCGGTCCCACACGACGCGCGCGAACGGGCGGATCTCGATGTGCTCGTGCGGATCCCAACAGTCCCGGCCCGCGGGTCGGATGAATTGCGCGGTGCGCAACTTGCGGAGCGTCGTGTGCGCTTCGGAACCCCGTGCGAAATCCGGGAACACCTCGGCCACCGCGAGCGCCCCGCTGTCGTGCGCCATGATCTGCCGGAGCACGTCCCGTTCGTCCGGGCGGATGAACGGGGCCGCGGACCGCATTTCGCGGAGCAGGCCCGCGAGCACGGTCGCGATCTCGTCGGTCGAGCAGCTCATCGTGACCGAGCCCAGGTCGAGGTCGATTTCGGATTGGGTCAGATTCATCCGGTCCTCCCAGTGTCGCTGGACCCGCGGAACGCACGACCGAACGCGGTCGCGCTCGCGAGTTGGTGAATGGAGTGGCGACGGGGGCGAGTGCGGGGCGAAAGATGGGCGGAGCGACGGGCAACGTAGCGATGGGCGAGTTAATATTAGTCTAACCAAAAGGCGGGGCCGACGCAAGTGCTTACCCGCGAAGCGTGTGAATCCGCTCCGCGGTCACCGAACGGTTTATCGGGAAGGGCTGCGATTACGAGTTATTCCTTCCACCCGCTCGTTTGTCCAACGACCTTCCACTGTTTGTCGACTTTACGGTACAGCACGCTGTAACCGTGGCCGAACCCTCTGGGATTGACATCTCGGAACCCGAATTCGACTGTGGCGAATCCGTGCGGGTGGAACGTGTGCGCGACCCGGATGCGCCATTTGCCGTCGTCCGATAAGTCCGCTTTGGGGCCGAACCGTGCTGCGTCGTCCACGTTCTTGAAAAACTCCTCTTCGGCCGCGGTTTGTTCTTTCGCGGTGAGTTTCCTTTCTTTCTGGTTGCGGAGCAGGCCGTCGATCACGCCGGCTGCGAAATCAGCGCCGCGTGGTTCGGCGTCGTACAGTTTGAGGAAAATGTCGAGGTGCTTTGGTTCTTTCGTGGACGTCCAGAATTCGAGGCACCGCGCTTTTGCTTCGCCGTCTTTTGCTCCGGTGTAAAGCGCCGACAGTGCCTCGTCGGTTCCGATCTTGTCGAGCGCCCGCACGGCCGCGCGGTGGAGGTCGCCGTCCGGGTGCCCGTCGGCGCCGAACCCCGCATCTTTCCTGGCGAGCACCTTTACCAAGGCGGGTATGGCTTTCGGGTCCGCGAAATCGCCCATTGCGGTCACGGCGGCCTTGCGCACCAGGATCGAGGGATCGTCCGCGATCATTTTCAGAACGGCGTCGAACGAAGCCTTGTCCTTCTTGCGCCCGAGCGCTTCCACGGCGATCGTGCGGACGTCCGCGACTGCCCCGCGTGTTGTCGCCGGGTGAAACTGCCCCTGATCGTCGGTCGGCAGGTAATCGAGGCACTTCCGTAAGCGGGCGAGCGATTTTTCGTCGCCGAGCTTGGCGAAGAACTTGGCCGGATCGACGGGAACATACGACACGCCGCGCCTGTCGAGCTGTCGGCCCATGAACTCCGTCGCCCGCGGATCAGCGAACTCCGCAATGGCAGCGGCCGCGAAGTATTCGTTTTCCGGGCTGAGCTTTCCGCTTTCGACTGATTCCAGGATCACCGGAACGGAATCCTTTCCCGCGATCGCGGCCAGCGGGCGAAACGCGAGCAACGTTCGGTCCTTGATCTTGGCCGTGAACAGCGGGATCGCGGCCTTGGCTTTCGGTCCGAGATCGGCGAGACCGGCGCACGCATTACGCCGCACCACGGGCGACGGGTCGTCAAGGGCCTTGATGAGTACAGGGACGGCCGCCTCGTGACGAACCGCGGCGAGGGCGTCCGCGACGTACTCGCGGACGTAGTCGCTCTTGTGGGTCATGGATTCGGCCAGATCGGAAACGACCTCCTTCGCCGAAAGCGTGCCGATGCCGCGATAGTGAATCGCGTCCCAGAGCCCGTGCGCGGCTTTCTTTTGGTCCTCTTCTTGCCCGCTTTTCAGAGTGCCGAGGAGCTGATGGATTCGTTGCTCTTGGGTCGGCTCGTTCGATTTGCCGTGTTGCGCGGTAGTGACGACCGCGACGCCGCACAACAAGACGTGGTACACGACGTTGCCCTCCGGACCCGAGAGTTGGTGACGGGCATTATGGACTAATGTGCGGGCGCGTTCCAGTGCGACGCACTGTCGGACGGTAACACGTTACATTCGGTGAGTCGACCGCCGGTTCATTCCTTACCGAGCACCAGATCGAGCGCCCAGCACCCGAGGACGTGTGAAATCGGAGGTGGGTCGGATGCGCTGTCGATGTTCTCGCGGGGCACGAGGGCCGGGTCGCGTAGGTGATTCAGCAGGTCGTCGTTATTGCACCCCGCGTCCTGGAGGGCGTCCGCGAGGATCGGCATCCGGTCGAACGCACGGTCGGTGTAAATGCCGTCTGCGAGGAGCATTACGTCCGACGTGCGCCACGCGGGGTTGAACGCGACCGGGCGGAACGGGTTGCCGAAGATTTCGCGCACGAGAGCGGCCTGGGCCGCTGTTTCGTCGGCCTTATATTCGTGCCCCTCATCGTCGAGGGCGTGAATGCTGTTAATCATCTCGTGGAGGTAGGCTTGGGCCGCGTAGTTAGCAGCTCTGGTCGCGAACGAGTCGGGCGGTTGGTCCGCACCCGGGATCGTTGCCGCATGTTCGCACGCGCTCGCGTGGACGTGAGCGATGTACGGTTCCAGCCCGTTGTGCTGGCGGAAATCGGTGTAGAGGTCGCCGACCGTCGTTGCGGCTTCTTTGCGGGCGGCTTCCAGTTTCTTGTCGGTGGTCAGCCCGTCGGCGTACAGTTCCGCGACCTCGACGGCGGTCGCCGCGTGGGTGTCTTCCACCCAGTGCCAGTGCCGCCGACAGCACGCGCACGCGAATAGCCGGCGCTTCCGGTTCCCGGTCCGGCTGTCGAGCAGCGCGAGCAACTGCCGGGGATCGGTTCCGCGAACCCAATCGGCTTCGGTCATCGTCTTTCGCGCGGCCACGATCACTCCTTGCCGAGTATCAAGTCGAGCGCCCAGCACCCGCGCACGTGTGTCGCGCTCGGGTCGCGAAGGTGACTGAGGACGTCATCATTATCGCACCCGGCTTCCTGAAGTGCGTCGGCCAGAATGGGCATTCGGTCGAACGCGAGATCGGTATTAATGCCGCGTGCAAGCGCGAGCACGTCCGACGTGCGCCACGCGGGGGCGAACGGAACTTCCCCGTCGTGACCGTAACCCACGCTGTCCCACTCCGTACCCGGGATCAGGTGCTGGAGCCACTGCGGACTTGTGACGGCGATCACGCACGTGGCCGAGGGGCGCTCCTTGGTGTGCCACAAATTCGGGTCCGCGTCCCACCTCTCGTCGGCGATATTGGCCCACATTTCGTCGCAGTGCTGGTGGTCCACCATACCGACGCACGAAATGAATCGCCCGACGTTGGCCCGGTTCCAGTGTTCGTCGACCAAATCGCGGCCGGCCAGTTCTTTCCAGAGCGGCGAGGATCGCGTCATTCTTTCGACGCGCGCTCGCGGGATTCTGCGACCGCTGGGTGCGCGGCCGGTCCGGTCCGGTGTCAGTGATTCCCAAAGAAAGTGGAGCGCCAGCGTTCGGGAGGGTATGAGGTACCATTGCCACTGTGAGCCGTAAACGTGATCGATATGGCACGTGAGGACCGGCCCGTTAATCGATTCCACGCGCACGCGGTTGATCGTCGTCATGGCTGGCTCTTGTGTTACCGGCTCGGTCGAATTACCTCCTCCGCGAAGCGCTCCATTTCCTCCAATTGCGGGCTGCATTGCAAGAGCAGTAGGTTCACGCCCGCGGCCTCGAACGCCTTCACGCGGTCGAGGACTTGCTGTGGGGTGCCGATGAGCCCGCTGCGGAGCCCGCGGTTGGACACGGAGTAGTCTTCGAGCGACACGCGCTGTTCGAGCTGCGTGCCCGCGAGCCACTGCTGGTAGTTGTGGTACCCCGCGGCCGATTGCTTCACGTCCGTGATGCGGGTCAGCTCGTTCTTCGCTTCGGCCTCGGTGCCCCGCACGATGCTGTACCCGGCCACGCCATAAATCATCGGCCCCAGACCGAGCCCCTCGCGGCGCCGGCGCATGTCCGCGATCTTCTCGGCGATGCGCTCGGGCGGGTCGCCGTGCATCACGTAGGCGTCGCAGGTTTTTGCGATCAGGTTCTTCGCGGTTTCCGACTCGCCGCCGGCGTAAATCACCGGGCGCGGCTTGCTCGCGGGCTTCGGCTGGAGCACGTTGTCCTGCACGCGGTAATACTTCCCCTCGAAGCTGAAGTGGTCCTGCTTCCACACGCCGTCGAGCACGGAGAGCCATTCGGCGGTCCGGGCGTAGCGGTCGTCGTGCTGCTCGAAGTGGACGCCGTACTTGGTGGCCTCGTCCTTCCACCAGCTCGAAACGACGTTCAGCGACAGGCGCCCGCCCCCGCCGATGTGATCAATGTTCGCGGCCTGTTTCGCCAGGAGCGCGGGGCTGTGGAACGTGGGGCGCACCGCGACCATCAGTTCCAGCTTGGACGTGACCGCGGTGAGCGCCGCGGCCGTGCTCCACGCATCGAGGGACGGGGCCTCTTCGCCCTTGATGTCGTTGAGGTTCAGTTCCGCGACGAGCGAGAGGTCGAACCCGATCTGCTCGCTGCGGATCGCGAGCCGCTTGCTGTACTCCCACGTGGGCGCCATGTTCTCGTCGCCGACGTTGCGCAGCCACCCACCGAACACGGGCATCCAATAACCGTAGCGCATTTCAAGCTCCTTGGGCGGAAGGCATTTCCGCCACGATTCGTCCCGTCTCGATATCGATGCGATATGTCGTCTTGTAGAAGTCGGTCGCCTCGATGACTTCCCCGTGAATGGCAAACCCTTCCGAGAAGATGTCCCGTCCCGATGTTTGCCACGTAACCTTGCCATTAAGGTCGAAACGAGCGATTTCCAACTCGCCGTGCGAGATAAAACATTGGAATTCGGGCAGGTAGTGAACGCCGAAACAGGTTAAGGAATCGACCCGTGAACGCCACACGAGATCGAGCCCCGGCACCGAGAGGGCGCACACCGAGTCGCCCACCGCAACGTAGCACCTGCCGCCGATACACACGGCCGAGTGAGCGTGAACCCCGCTCGTCCCGCCCCCACCTATCAGCAGGCAAGCCTGAACGTCTTGTCCGTCCTCGATCACGGTGACGCGGTGACAACTGCTGGCCTGATACTTCTCGCCGTCGAGGTAGTGCGCAGTCGAGTAATCGGCGGGGGTAGTGCTCCGGTCGGCGTCGGAAACAACAACGCGATACGTGCCGCAGGTCAGATCAAGTTGGCGGGGCGGACTCACTTGGCCACTCCGACACCAGCCCGTGCCACCAGATAATCAACGAGCCGGGCGAACGGGTCAAATCCGACCACGTTCACCGCGTCGGCCACGAAGTTGGAGAGCGCGTTGACATCGTAATAGACGATTTTGCCGTCTCGATCGTCAACCATGTACTCGATCCCGCCGACGTCGATCCCGGCTGTCTGCATGATCTTCTCGCACGCCGCGATCACCTCGGGCGGGGGCGTGTAGCCCTCCACCTTCAGCCCGGTTTTCGGTGCATCAATGGGGCACGCGGCGCGGACCAGTTCGACGCCGTCCGCGCGCTGGCAGATGTCCGCGGGGCACAGGTTGAACGATTCGCCGGTGGTGTAAACCTTGATCGCGTAGAGGAACTTTCCGCCGAGCGTTTCGACGCGGGTGATGTGCCCACCGCGTGCCGGCACGAACTCCTGCACGAGCGCGGTGTGGTCCACGCCGAAATCGAGCTGGTTCGCTTCGACCGCCGCCGCGAGAACGTCGCGCGACGCGAACTTCACGATGCCCGCGCCGCTCCCGCCGATGTTGGCCTTCACCACAACGGGGAAGCGCAAACCCTCGCTCGCCTCCACCGCCTTCGACGGGTGATTAATCACGCGCGCACGCGGGTACGGCAGCCCGAGCGATTCGAGCAGTGTGAGTTGCCGGGCCTTGGAAATCTCGGTGGAGAACCCGTTCAGCCCGTTCACGACCGGCACGCCGAGGCGCTCCAGGTGGGCCATGAACCCGACCGTGAAAAACATCCCCTGCACCCCGCCGCGCAGGTACGCGGACGGGCTCATGCGGTTGAACACGAGCGCGTAGGGCGACGAGTGCTCGCCCGGGTCGTAGACGTGTGCCCGCGGGTCGAGGCGCACGAACGGGATGTCCCGGCGCTCCAGTTCCGCGAACAGCGGGCGGAACCAGTCGGGGTGCTCGTGGTAGATGGCGAACGGCTTCCGCATGTCGGACCCTCAAGGGATGCCAACGATTGTAGCTGCGGTGGCCGCTCGCGTCACGCGGGCGTAGTTTTCAATGTGAATAAAAATTCACTTATATTATTGTAGGCACTGAATTGATCGCGTAAAATACGGGATATCAACTCCTGGGTACACGGTCGGCGCGGGTCGGCTGGTGAAGCGACGTCCGCACCGTGCGGGTGGCGGTTTCAGAACGGGGGACACGCGCCGGCACGGTGTAGGTTCACCAGTCGGCCCGCGTCGACCGTGTACCCAGGAGCGATTGCGTTCCAAGAGATCGGCGAACGGCCGGTGTAAGCCGACCTGCAGGGCCGCCGGATCAACTTACTCAACTCAGCGGTTGACTGTTCCGCATGGGCAATTCGCAGCCCGGGGGGTACGCTGATGAGGTGCGGGAGGCACGGTGCCGCTCGTGATCGTGTCGCCCGTGATGGACGGTGTGCATGTCATCGGACGCCGACCTTTCGGCCTTCCCCAATCTGACGCCCACAGAGTTCCGGCTCCTGAAGCCCCTCGCGGATGTCGTTGAGTACGAGGACGGGGCGGTCGTGTTCCGCGCCGGAACTGCGGAAGTGGACCTGTTTGCCGTCGAAGAAGGGGCGATCGAAATCCGGAGCCCGACGGCTAACGACGCTCTGATTACTACCCACCACGCGGGCGGGTTTTCGGGCGACATCGATCTCCTGACCGGGCGCCCGGTGATTGTGAGCGGGTACGCACGCGGCGCGACGCGCGTGCTGCGCGTGCCGCACCGGATGATCCGAACGCTCCTCAACCGCGTGCCCAGTTTCGGAGAGAAGCTCATCAGTGCTTTCACCCGGCGCCGGGAACTACTCTCGAAAGTCGGGCGGCTCGGGATCACCGTGGTCGGCGCCGGGTACTGCAAGGACACGAACCTGGTCCGCGAGTTCTTACACAAGAACTTCGTTCCCTTTAACTGGCTCAACTCCGAAACCGAAGCGGGCCAGCTAGCACTCCGCGCCCAGAAGTCCGATTGCCCCAAACCGGTCGTCGATTGCGGCGGCGGGCAGGTGCTCTTTAACCCGACGCTCCGCGAACTCGCCAAGTGCGCGGGCGTTTGGCGCCCGTGCCCCGGGGAACTGGTGGACCTGGCGGTGGTCGGGGGCGGCCCCGCCGGAATCGCTGCGGCCGTGTACGCCGCGTCCGAAGGGCTCTCGACGCTACTATTGGACCGCCTCGGACCCGGCGGGCAGGCGGGTGGGTCGTCGAAGATCGAGAACTTCATCGGGTTCCCGGCCGGGTTGAGCGGCACGGAACTCGCGACGCGGGGCGTGCTCCAGATGCTCAAGTTCGGGGCACGGATGGTCGCGCCCGTCGCGGTCGAGCGCATCGAAGTGCCCGCCGATCCGCGCGAACCGCGCCTCCTGCACCTCGATTGCAACACGGTCACCCGGGCGCGCGTGGTGCTCGTCGCCACGGGCGTGGGGTGGCGCAAGCTCCCGGCGGTCGGCGCGGAGCGGTTCGAGAGCGCGGGGATTCACTACGTTTGCACCGCGGTGGAAGCCGTTCTCTACGACGAGTCCGATGTCGTCGTGGTCGGCGGGGGGAACTCGGCCGGTCAAGCGACCATGCACCTCGCCGAGTGCTGCCGCACGCGCCGCGTTCACCTCGTCGTCCGCAGCCCGCTCGGAACGGGGATGTCGGAGTACCTCGTCAGCCGCATCCGCGGGGCCGCGAATGTCACGGTACACGAGGGAGCCGAGGTCGCGGAGGTCGACGGCGCGCACCACCTCGAGAGCGTCGTGCTCGCGCATGCGCCGAGCGGCACACGGGAGCGGCTCGCGTGCTCGGGGGTGTTCGTGTTCATCGGCGCGGACCCGGCCGCGCGGTGGCTCCCGCCGGAGGTCGCGCGGGACGATTCGGGGTACGTTCTCACCGGCTCGGACGCGCTCCGCTCGGGCCGCTGGCCGCTCGCCGATCGTTCCCCCTGCCCGCTCGAAACGACTGTCCCCGGGGTGCTCGCGGCCGGGGACGTGCGGGCGGGGACGACGAAGCGCGTGGGGTTCGCGGTGGGCGACGGCTCGCTTGCTGTCACGTGTACCCACCACCTGTTGTCTCTCCGATAACGACCCGCGGCCCGTGCCGCAGCACGACTTTTCGCACAACGAACGGTGAGCGACCTCTCCGCTCCGCCGCACTTCGTGATAGAGGGAATTCGGTGTGGCTCGGGACGTTCACCGTCAACAGTGTGATATTCCTGTGCGACTTCGACTACCCTGCTGAGGCAGGCTATTCCTGCCCGTACATGACATTCGTTGGTGCATTTTCATACA
This region of Gemmata massiliana genomic DNA includes:
- a CDS encoding HEAT repeat domain-containing protein, which gives rise to MYHVLLCGVAVVTTAQHGKSNEPTQEQRIHQLLGTLKSGQEEDQKKAAHGLWDAIHYRGIGTLSAKEVVSDLAESMTHKSDYVREYVADALAAVRHEAAVPVLIKALDDPSPVVRRNACAGLADLGPKAKAAIPLFTAKIKDRTLLAFRPLAAIAGKDSVPVILESVESGKLSPENEYFAAAAIAEFADPRATEFMGRQLDRRGVSYVPVDPAKFFAKLGDEKSLARLRKCLDYLPTDDQGQFHPATTRGAVADVRTIAVEALGRKKDKASFDAVLKMIADDPSILVRKAAVTAMGDFADPKAIPALVKVLARKDAGFGADGHPDGDLHRAAVRALDKIGTDEALSALYTGAKDGEAKARCLEFWTSTKEPKHLDIFLKLYDAEPRGADFAAGVIDGLLRNQKERKLTAKEQTAAEEEFFKNVDDAARFGPKADLSDDGKWRIRVAHTFHPHGFATVEFGFRDVNPRGFGHGYSVLYRKVDKQWKVVGQTSGWKE
- a CDS encoding LLM class flavin-dependent oxidoreductase, translated to MRYGYWMPVFGGWLRNVGDENMAPTWEYSKRLAIRSEQIGFDLSLVAELNLNDIKGEEAPSLDAWSTAAALTAVTSKLELMVAVRPTFHSPALLAKQAANIDHIGGGGRLSLNVVSSWWKDEATKYGVHFEQHDDRYARTAEWLSVLDGVWKQDHFSFEGKYYRVQDNVLQPKPASKPRPVIYAGGESETAKNLIAKTCDAYVMHGDPPERIAEKIADMRRRREGLGLGPMIYGVAGYSIVRGTEAEAKNELTRITDVKQSAAGYHNYQQWLAGTQLEQRVSLEDYSVSNRGLRSGLIGTPQQVLDRVKAFEAAGVNLLLLQCSPQLEEMERFAEEVIRPSR
- a CDS encoding ATP-grasp domain-containing protein, producing MRKPFAIYHEHPDWFRPLFAELERRDIPFVRLDPRAHVYDPGEHSSPYALVFNRMSPSAYLRGGVQGMFFTVGFMAHLERLGVPVVNGLNGFSTEISKARQLTLLESLGLPYPRARVINHPSKAVEASEGLRFPVVVKANIGGSGAGIVKFASRDVLAAAVEANQLDFGVDHTALVQEFVPARGGHITRVETLGGKFLYAIKVYTTGESFNLCPADICQRADGVELVRAACPIDAPKTGLKVEGYTPPPEVIAACEKIMQTAGIDVGGIEYMVDDRDGKIVYYDVNALSNFVADAVNVVGFDPFARLVDYLVARAGVGVAK
- a CDS encoding FAD-dependent oxidoreductase, with the protein product MSSDADLSAFPNLTPTEFRLLKPLADVVEYEDGAVVFRAGTAEVDLFAVEEGAIEIRSPTANDALITTHHAGGFSGDIDLLTGRPVIVSGYARGATRVLRVPHRMIRTLLNRVPSFGEKLISAFTRRRELLSKVGRLGITVVGAGYCKDTNLVREFLHKNFVPFNWLNSETEAGQLALRAQKSDCPKPVVDCGGGQVLFNPTLRELAKCAGVWRPCPGELVDLAVVGGGPAGIAAAVYAASEGLSTLLLDRLGPGGQAGGSSKIENFIGFPAGLSGTELATRGVLQMLKFGARMVAPVAVERIEVPADPREPRLLHLDCNTVTRARVVLVATGVGWRKLPAVGAERFESAGIHYVCTAVEAVLYDESDVVVVGGGNSAGQATMHLAECCRTRRVHLVVRSPLGTGMSEYLVSRIRGAANVTVHEGAEVAEVDGAHHLESVVLAHAPSGTRERLACSGVFVFIGADPAARWLPPEVARDDSGYVLTGSDALRSGRWPLADRSPCPLETTVPGVLAAGDVRAGTTKRVGFAVGDGSLAVTCTHHLLSLR